A stretch of the Sulfuritortus calidifontis genome encodes the following:
- the grpE gene encoding nucleotide exchange factor GrpE, with translation MQQEQNTPESAEPAVADENKEVTPSLEEMLRLAELKAEEHHDAWLRAKAETENVRRRGLEEAEKARKFAVEKFAGELLAVKDSLEAALATGDNATLDSLKSGVELTLRQLASVFEKQNLIEINPLGQKFDPNVHQAIGVVEGEGESNTVANVLQKGYLLNDRVLRPALVQVFK, from the coding sequence ATGCAACAAGAACAGAACACCCCCGAGTCCGCCGAACCGGCGGTTGCCGACGAGAACAAGGAAGTCACCCCCAGCCTGGAAGAGATGCTGCGCCTGGCCGAGCTCAAGGCCGAGGAGCATCACGATGCCTGGCTTCGGGCCAAGGCCGAGACCGAAAACGTGCGCCGGCGCGGCCTGGAAGAGGCCGAGAAGGCCCGCAAGTTCGCGGTCGAGAAGTTCGCCGGCGAGCTCCTCGCCGTGAAGGACAGCCTGGAGGCCGCCCTGGCCACCGGCGACAATGCCACCCTGGACAGTCTCAAGAGCGGGGTGGAACTGACCTTGCGCCAGCTGGCCTCGGTGTTCGAGAAGCAGAATCTTATTGAAATCAACCCCTTGGGTCAGAAATTCGATCCCAATGTGCACCAGGCCATCGGCGTGGTGGAAGGCGAGGGCGAGTCCAACACCGTCGCCAACGTGCTGCAGAAGGGCTATCTGCTCAACGACCGCGTGCTGCGCCCCGCCCTGGTTCAGGTTTTCAAGTAG
- a CDS encoding transcriptional antiterminator, Rof, whose protein sequence is MAEPYQPIPCALHERLEFAVLRRQRLRLRYRTEAGEVEAVVLPTDVATRAGAEWLSFQAESGANQVIRLDAIVSARPA, encoded by the coding sequence ATGGCCGAGCCCTACCAGCCCATTCCCTGCGCCTTACACGAGCGCCTGGAATTCGCCGTACTGCGCCGGCAGCGCCTGCGCCTGCGCTACCGGACCGAGGCCGGCGAGGTCGAGGCCGTGGTCCTGCCCACCGATGTCGCCACCCGCGCCGGGGCGGAGTGGCTGAGCTTCCAGGCCGAATCCGGCGCCAATCAGGTCATTCGGCTGGACGCCATCGTAAGCGCCCGGCCGGCCTGA